Proteins co-encoded in one Gossypium arboreum isolate Shixiya-1 chromosome 11, ASM2569848v2, whole genome shotgun sequence genomic window:
- the LOC108489761 gene encoding uncharacterized protein LOC108489761 isoform X3 codes for MVNVPSLVSLSIDALKRELIHGDDLLPHVYELPLELFNSLVECLPPLALQKLQSEMPFKNYDDYGPSSDDLKMGRKRGRYGNFDTAWKALFKFRWPDLVECVKPVDWQQIYWETHVQNCLDEAAEIALLPSFIGCLGEIQILENILQYIGYVDDMSNLASDYLKLSYHCQQFGCYARRLRLQNVLCVLESCQLLKKSNLQSLVVQWIRSSEHVAGLCKLLNQNSRTLTSLEFVHCKISSTYMDTICGSLCSSGAETHQIHHFSISSSSFDEIDPVSLAHSLASFLSSGRSLRSLKLCDNNLDWNFAKSVFSTLLDSSCSLTSFDLSENNISGWLSIFNWKSNAFLSSSGVTKSLQSLRILKLGGNNLQKDDAGNLRYVLVQMPSLEILDLSDNPIEDDGIRSLIPYFAEASKSCSPLTDLNLGSCELSSDGVILLLDVLSTLARPLNYLSLADNGLGSQVAEALGKFWGTSIQVLNLEGIGLGPSGFRKLRDIRMENLKLVKLNISKNRGGIETAKFLSKLILHAPKLVAVNAAYNLMPAESLPLICSALKTAKGHVEQVDLRGNIYGTFR; via the exons ATGGTGAATGTTCCCTCTCTGGTGTCTCTGAGCATTGACGCACTTAAAAGAGAACTCATTCACG GGGATGATCTTTTGCCGCATGTCTATGAACTTCCTCTGGAATTGTTCAATTCATTAGTAGAATGTCTACCTCCTTTGGCCTTGCAGAAGCTGCAAAGTGAAAT GCCATTCAAGAACTATGATGACTATGGTCCTTCTAGTGATGACTTAAAAATGGGGAGAAAACGTGGAAG ATATGGAAATTTCGATACAGCATGGAAGGCATTGTTTAAGTTTCGTTGGCCTGATCTTGTGGAGTGTGTCAAACCAGTTGATTGGCAGCAGATTTACTGGGAAACTCATGTGCAGAA TTGCCTAGATGAAGCAGCAGAGATAGCATTGCTTCCATCATTTATTGGATGCCTTGGTGAGATACAGATTTTAG AGAATATACTGCAATACATTGGGTATGTGGATGATATGAGTAACTTGGCTTCAGATTACTTGAAATTATCTTACCACTGCCAGCAATTTGGGTGTTATGCTAG ACGGTTGAGACTTCAAAATGTGCTCTGTGTTTTAGAATCTTGT CAACTTTTGAAGAAGTCCAACTTGCAAAGCTTGGTGGTACAGTGGATCAGATCCTCAGAACAT GTTGCTGGATTATGCAAACTTCTCAATCAGAATTCTAGAACGTTAACATCACTTGAATTTGTACACTGCAAGATCTCTTCCACCTATATGGACACAATTTGTGGTTCCTTGTGCTCAAGTGGTGCAGAAACTCACCAAATACATCACTTCTCCATTAGCTCTTCAAGCTTTGATGAGATTGATCCAGTTTCCCTGGCTCATAGCCTTGCATCATTTCTATCATCAGGAAG GTCCTTGCGGTCATTAAAGCTATGTGACAACAACCTGGATTGGAATTTTGCCAAAAGTGTTTTTAGTACTCTACTGGATTCTTCGTGCAGTCTAACAAGCTTTGACCTTTCAGAAAACAAT ATATCTGGATGGCTTTCTATTTTCAACTGGAAATCAAATGCCTTTCTGTCATCTTCTGGAGTGACCAAATCTTTGCAGTCATTACGCATCCTCAAGCTAGG GGGTAATAATCTACAGAAAGATGATGCTGGTAATCTAAGATATGTCCTGGTTCAAATGCCAAGCTTGGAGATTTTGGATCTTAGTGACAATCCAATTGAAGATGATGGCATCAG AAGTTTAATCCCTTATTTTGCTGAAGCATCTAAAAGTTGCTCTCCCTTGACGGATTTGAATCTGGGGAGTTGTGAGCTTTCCAGTGATGGAGTGATTCTACTTCTGGATGTCCTATCAACCTTAGCGAGACCATTGAATTATCTCTCTCTTGCTGATAATGGCCTTGGCAG CCAAGTAGCAGAAGCTTTGGGAAAGTTTTGGGGTACATCTATCCAAGTACTTAATCTCGAAGGTATAGGACTGGGTCCATCAGGATTTCGGAAACTAAGAGATATAAGAATGGAGAACTTGAAGCTTGTTAAACTTAACATAAG CAAAAATCGTGGTGGGATTGAAACTGCAAAGTTTTTGTCAAAGCTCATTCTCCATGCTCCTAAACTTGTTGCAGTCAATGCAGCATATAATCTCATGCCTGCAGAATCCTTGCCGTTAATATGCTCTGCACTGAAAACTGCAAAAG GTCATGTGGAGCAAGTGGACTTGAGGGGGAATATCT ATGGCACATTTCGTTGA
- the LOC108489761 gene encoding uncharacterized protein LOC108489761 isoform X2, translating into MVNVPSLVSLSIDALKRELIHGDDLLPHVYELPLELFNSLVECLPPLALQKLQSEMPFKNYDDYGPSSDDLKMGRKRGRYGNFDTAWKALFKFRWPDLVECVKPVDWQQIYWETHVQNCLDEAAEIALLPSFIGCLENILQYIGYVDDMSNLASDYLKLSYHCQQFGCYARRLRLQNVLCVLESCQLLKKSNLQSLVVQWIRSSEHVAGLCKLLNQNSRTLTSLEFVHCKISSTYMDTICGSLCSSGAETHQIHHFSISSSSFDEIDPVSLAHSLASFLSSGRSLRSLKLCDNNLDWNFAKSVFSTLLDSSCSLTSFDLSENNISGWLSIFNWKSNAFLSSSGVTKSLQSLRILKLGGNNLQKDDAGNLRYVLVQMPSLEILDLSDNPIEDDGIRSLIPYFAEASKSCSPLTDLNLGSCELSSDGVILLLDVLSTLARPLNYLSLADNGLGSQVAEALGKFWGTSIQVLNLEGIGLGPSGFRKLRDIRMENLKLVKLNISKNRGGIETAKFLSKLILHAPKLVAVNAAYNLMPAESLPLICSALKTAKGHVEQVDLRGNICEYQPSHDTMLAEFQHNGKPILILPSSVALNVPYDDDP; encoded by the exons ATGGTGAATGTTCCCTCTCTGGTGTCTCTGAGCATTGACGCACTTAAAAGAGAACTCATTCACG GGGATGATCTTTTGCCGCATGTCTATGAACTTCCTCTGGAATTGTTCAATTCATTAGTAGAATGTCTACCTCCTTTGGCCTTGCAGAAGCTGCAAAGTGAAAT GCCATTCAAGAACTATGATGACTATGGTCCTTCTAGTGATGACTTAAAAATGGGGAGAAAACGTGGAAG ATATGGAAATTTCGATACAGCATGGAAGGCATTGTTTAAGTTTCGTTGGCCTGATCTTGTGGAGTGTGTCAAACCAGTTGATTGGCAGCAGATTTACTGGGAAACTCATGTGCAGAA TTGCCTAGATGAAGCAGCAGAGATAGCATTGCTTCCATCATTTATTGGATGCCTTG AGAATATACTGCAATACATTGGGTATGTGGATGATATGAGTAACTTGGCTTCAGATTACTTGAAATTATCTTACCACTGCCAGCAATTTGGGTGTTATGCTAG ACGGTTGAGACTTCAAAATGTGCTCTGTGTTTTAGAATCTTGT CAACTTTTGAAGAAGTCCAACTTGCAAAGCTTGGTGGTACAGTGGATCAGATCCTCAGAACAT GTTGCTGGATTATGCAAACTTCTCAATCAGAATTCTAGAACGTTAACATCACTTGAATTTGTACACTGCAAGATCTCTTCCACCTATATGGACACAATTTGTGGTTCCTTGTGCTCAAGTGGTGCAGAAACTCACCAAATACATCACTTCTCCATTAGCTCTTCAAGCTTTGATGAGATTGATCCAGTTTCCCTGGCTCATAGCCTTGCATCATTTCTATCATCAGGAAG GTCCTTGCGGTCATTAAAGCTATGTGACAACAACCTGGATTGGAATTTTGCCAAAAGTGTTTTTAGTACTCTACTGGATTCTTCGTGCAGTCTAACAAGCTTTGACCTTTCAGAAAACAAT ATATCTGGATGGCTTTCTATTTTCAACTGGAAATCAAATGCCTTTCTGTCATCTTCTGGAGTGACCAAATCTTTGCAGTCATTACGCATCCTCAAGCTAGG GGGTAATAATCTACAGAAAGATGATGCTGGTAATCTAAGATATGTCCTGGTTCAAATGCCAAGCTTGGAGATTTTGGATCTTAGTGACAATCCAATTGAAGATGATGGCATCAG AAGTTTAATCCCTTATTTTGCTGAAGCATCTAAAAGTTGCTCTCCCTTGACGGATTTGAATCTGGGGAGTTGTGAGCTTTCCAGTGATGGAGTGATTCTACTTCTGGATGTCCTATCAACCTTAGCGAGACCATTGAATTATCTCTCTCTTGCTGATAATGGCCTTGGCAG CCAAGTAGCAGAAGCTTTGGGAAAGTTTTGGGGTACATCTATCCAAGTACTTAATCTCGAAGGTATAGGACTGGGTCCATCAGGATTTCGGAAACTAAGAGATATAAGAATGGAGAACTTGAAGCTTGTTAAACTTAACATAAG CAAAAATCGTGGTGGGATTGAAACTGCAAAGTTTTTGTCAAAGCTCATTCTCCATGCTCCTAAACTTGTTGCAGTCAATGCAGCATATAATCTCATGCCTGCAGAATCCTTGCCGTTAATATGCTCTGCACTGAAAACTGCAAAAG GTCATGTGGAGCAAGTGGACTTGAGGGGGAATATCTGTGAGTATCAGCCCTCCCATGATACCATGCTCGCTGAATTTCAACATAACGGAAAGCCTATTTTGATTCTTCCATCGTCGGTAGCCTTAAACGTACCTTATGATGATGACCCGTAG
- the LOC108489761 gene encoding uncharacterized protein LOC108489761 isoform X1, producing MVNVPSLVSLSIDALKRELIHGDDLLPHVYELPLELFNSLVECLPPLALQKLQSEMPFKNYDDYGPSSDDLKMGRKRGRYGNFDTAWKALFKFRWPDLVECVKPVDWQQIYWETHVQNCLDEAAEIALLPSFIGCLGEIQILENILQYIGYVDDMSNLASDYLKLSYHCQQFGCYARRLRLQNVLCVLESCQLLKKSNLQSLVVQWIRSSEHVAGLCKLLNQNSRTLTSLEFVHCKISSTYMDTICGSLCSSGAETHQIHHFSISSSSFDEIDPVSLAHSLASFLSSGRSLRSLKLCDNNLDWNFAKSVFSTLLDSSCSLTSFDLSENNISGWLSIFNWKSNAFLSSSGVTKSLQSLRILKLGGNNLQKDDAGNLRYVLVQMPSLEILDLSDNPIEDDGIRSLIPYFAEASKSCSPLTDLNLGSCELSSDGVILLLDVLSTLARPLNYLSLADNGLGSQVAEALGKFWGTSIQVLNLEGIGLGPSGFRKLRDIRMENLKLVKLNISKNRGGIETAKFLSKLILHAPKLVAVNAAYNLMPAESLPLICSALKTAKGHVEQVDLRGNICEYQPSHDTMLAEFQHNGKPILILPSSVALNVPYDDDP from the exons ATGGTGAATGTTCCCTCTCTGGTGTCTCTGAGCATTGACGCACTTAAAAGAGAACTCATTCACG GGGATGATCTTTTGCCGCATGTCTATGAACTTCCTCTGGAATTGTTCAATTCATTAGTAGAATGTCTACCTCCTTTGGCCTTGCAGAAGCTGCAAAGTGAAAT GCCATTCAAGAACTATGATGACTATGGTCCTTCTAGTGATGACTTAAAAATGGGGAGAAAACGTGGAAG ATATGGAAATTTCGATACAGCATGGAAGGCATTGTTTAAGTTTCGTTGGCCTGATCTTGTGGAGTGTGTCAAACCAGTTGATTGGCAGCAGATTTACTGGGAAACTCATGTGCAGAA TTGCCTAGATGAAGCAGCAGAGATAGCATTGCTTCCATCATTTATTGGATGCCTTGGTGAGATACAGATTTTAG AGAATATACTGCAATACATTGGGTATGTGGATGATATGAGTAACTTGGCTTCAGATTACTTGAAATTATCTTACCACTGCCAGCAATTTGGGTGTTATGCTAG ACGGTTGAGACTTCAAAATGTGCTCTGTGTTTTAGAATCTTGT CAACTTTTGAAGAAGTCCAACTTGCAAAGCTTGGTGGTACAGTGGATCAGATCCTCAGAACAT GTTGCTGGATTATGCAAACTTCTCAATCAGAATTCTAGAACGTTAACATCACTTGAATTTGTACACTGCAAGATCTCTTCCACCTATATGGACACAATTTGTGGTTCCTTGTGCTCAAGTGGTGCAGAAACTCACCAAATACATCACTTCTCCATTAGCTCTTCAAGCTTTGATGAGATTGATCCAGTTTCCCTGGCTCATAGCCTTGCATCATTTCTATCATCAGGAAG GTCCTTGCGGTCATTAAAGCTATGTGACAACAACCTGGATTGGAATTTTGCCAAAAGTGTTTTTAGTACTCTACTGGATTCTTCGTGCAGTCTAACAAGCTTTGACCTTTCAGAAAACAAT ATATCTGGATGGCTTTCTATTTTCAACTGGAAATCAAATGCCTTTCTGTCATCTTCTGGAGTGACCAAATCTTTGCAGTCATTACGCATCCTCAAGCTAGG GGGTAATAATCTACAGAAAGATGATGCTGGTAATCTAAGATATGTCCTGGTTCAAATGCCAAGCTTGGAGATTTTGGATCTTAGTGACAATCCAATTGAAGATGATGGCATCAG AAGTTTAATCCCTTATTTTGCTGAAGCATCTAAAAGTTGCTCTCCCTTGACGGATTTGAATCTGGGGAGTTGTGAGCTTTCCAGTGATGGAGTGATTCTACTTCTGGATGTCCTATCAACCTTAGCGAGACCATTGAATTATCTCTCTCTTGCTGATAATGGCCTTGGCAG CCAAGTAGCAGAAGCTTTGGGAAAGTTTTGGGGTACATCTATCCAAGTACTTAATCTCGAAGGTATAGGACTGGGTCCATCAGGATTTCGGAAACTAAGAGATATAAGAATGGAGAACTTGAAGCTTGTTAAACTTAACATAAG CAAAAATCGTGGTGGGATTGAAACTGCAAAGTTTTTGTCAAAGCTCATTCTCCATGCTCCTAAACTTGTTGCAGTCAATGCAGCATATAATCTCATGCCTGCAGAATCCTTGCCGTTAATATGCTCTGCACTGAAAACTGCAAAAG GTCATGTGGAGCAAGTGGACTTGAGGGGGAATATCTGTGAGTATCAGCCCTCCCATGATACCATGCTCGCTGAATTTCAACATAACGGAAAGCCTATTTTGATTCTTCCATCGTCGGTAGCCTTAAACGTACCTTATGATGATGACCCGTAG
- the LOC108489761 gene encoding uncharacterized protein LOC108489761 isoform X4, giving the protein MVNVPSLVSLSIDALKRELIHGDDLLPHVYELPLELFNSLVECLPPLALQKLQSEMPFKNYDDYGPSSDDLKMGRKRGRYGNFDTAWKALFKFRWPDLVECVKPVDWQQIYWETHVQNCLDEAAEIALLPSFIGCLGEIQILENILQYIGYVDDMSNLASDYLKLSYHCQQFGCYARRLRLQNVLCVLESCQLLKKSNLQSLVVQWIRSSEHVAGLCKLLNQNSRTLTSLEFVHCKISSTYMDTICGSLCSSGAETHQIHHFSISSSSFDEIDPVSLAHSLASFLSSGRSLRSLKLCDNNLDWNFAKSVFSTLLDSSCSLTSFDLSENNISGWLSIFNWKSNAFLSSSGVTKSLQSLRILKLGGNNLQKDDAGNLRYVLVQMPSLEILDLSDNPIEDDGIRSLIPYFAEASKSCSPLTDLNLGSCELSSDGVILLLDVLSTLARPLNYLSLADNGLGSQVAEALGKFWGTSIQVLNLEGIGLGPSGFRKLRDIRMENLKLVKLNISKNRGGIETAKFLSKLILHAPKLVAVNAAYNLMPAESLPLICSALKTAKGHVEQVDLRGNI; this is encoded by the exons ATGGTGAATGTTCCCTCTCTGGTGTCTCTGAGCATTGACGCACTTAAAAGAGAACTCATTCACG GGGATGATCTTTTGCCGCATGTCTATGAACTTCCTCTGGAATTGTTCAATTCATTAGTAGAATGTCTACCTCCTTTGGCCTTGCAGAAGCTGCAAAGTGAAAT GCCATTCAAGAACTATGATGACTATGGTCCTTCTAGTGATGACTTAAAAATGGGGAGAAAACGTGGAAG ATATGGAAATTTCGATACAGCATGGAAGGCATTGTTTAAGTTTCGTTGGCCTGATCTTGTGGAGTGTGTCAAACCAGTTGATTGGCAGCAGATTTACTGGGAAACTCATGTGCAGAA TTGCCTAGATGAAGCAGCAGAGATAGCATTGCTTCCATCATTTATTGGATGCCTTGGTGAGATACAGATTTTAG AGAATATACTGCAATACATTGGGTATGTGGATGATATGAGTAACTTGGCTTCAGATTACTTGAAATTATCTTACCACTGCCAGCAATTTGGGTGTTATGCTAG ACGGTTGAGACTTCAAAATGTGCTCTGTGTTTTAGAATCTTGT CAACTTTTGAAGAAGTCCAACTTGCAAAGCTTGGTGGTACAGTGGATCAGATCCTCAGAACAT GTTGCTGGATTATGCAAACTTCTCAATCAGAATTCTAGAACGTTAACATCACTTGAATTTGTACACTGCAAGATCTCTTCCACCTATATGGACACAATTTGTGGTTCCTTGTGCTCAAGTGGTGCAGAAACTCACCAAATACATCACTTCTCCATTAGCTCTTCAAGCTTTGATGAGATTGATCCAGTTTCCCTGGCTCATAGCCTTGCATCATTTCTATCATCAGGAAG GTCCTTGCGGTCATTAAAGCTATGTGACAACAACCTGGATTGGAATTTTGCCAAAAGTGTTTTTAGTACTCTACTGGATTCTTCGTGCAGTCTAACAAGCTTTGACCTTTCAGAAAACAAT ATATCTGGATGGCTTTCTATTTTCAACTGGAAATCAAATGCCTTTCTGTCATCTTCTGGAGTGACCAAATCTTTGCAGTCATTACGCATCCTCAAGCTAGG GGGTAATAATCTACAGAAAGATGATGCTGGTAATCTAAGATATGTCCTGGTTCAAATGCCAAGCTTGGAGATTTTGGATCTTAGTGACAATCCAATTGAAGATGATGGCATCAG AAGTTTAATCCCTTATTTTGCTGAAGCATCTAAAAGTTGCTCTCCCTTGACGGATTTGAATCTGGGGAGTTGTGAGCTTTCCAGTGATGGAGTGATTCTACTTCTGGATGTCCTATCAACCTTAGCGAGACCATTGAATTATCTCTCTCTTGCTGATAATGGCCTTGGCAG CCAAGTAGCAGAAGCTTTGGGAAAGTTTTGGGGTACATCTATCCAAGTACTTAATCTCGAAGGTATAGGACTGGGTCCATCAGGATTTCGGAAACTAAGAGATATAAGAATGGAGAACTTGAAGCTTGTTAAACTTAACATAAG CAAAAATCGTGGTGGGATTGAAACTGCAAAGTTTTTGTCAAAGCTCATTCTCCATGCTCCTAAACTTGTTGCAGTCAATGCAGCATATAATCTCATGCCTGCAGAATCCTTGCCGTTAATATGCTCTGCACTGAAAACTGCAAAAG GTCATGTGGAGCAAGTGGACTTGAGGGGGAATATCT ga
- the LOC108489761 gene encoding uncharacterized protein LOC108489761 isoform X5 yields MPFKNYDDYGPSSDDLKMGRKRGRYGNFDTAWKALFKFRWPDLVECVKPVDWQQIYWETHVQNCLDEAAEIALLPSFIGCLGEIQILENILQYIGYVDDMSNLASDYLKLSYHCQQFGCYARRLRLQNVLCVLESCQLLKKSNLQSLVVQWIRSSEHVAGLCKLLNQNSRTLTSLEFVHCKISSTYMDTICGSLCSSGAETHQIHHFSISSSSFDEIDPVSLAHSLASFLSSGRSLRSLKLCDNNLDWNFAKSVFSTLLDSSCSLTSFDLSENNISGWLSIFNWKSNAFLSSSGVTKSLQSLRILKLGGNNLQKDDAGNLRYVLVQMPSLEILDLSDNPIEDDGIRSLIPYFAEASKSCSPLTDLNLGSCELSSDGVILLLDVLSTLARPLNYLSLADNGLGSQVAEALGKFWGTSIQVLNLEGIGLGPSGFRKLRDIRMENLKLVKLNISKNRGGIETAKFLSKLILHAPKLVAVNAAYNLMPAESLPLICSALKTAKGHVEQVDLRGNICEYQPSHDTMLAEFQHNGKPILILPSSVALNVPYDDDP; encoded by the exons AT GCCATTCAAGAACTATGATGACTATGGTCCTTCTAGTGATGACTTAAAAATGGGGAGAAAACGTGGAAG ATATGGAAATTTCGATACAGCATGGAAGGCATTGTTTAAGTTTCGTTGGCCTGATCTTGTGGAGTGTGTCAAACCAGTTGATTGGCAGCAGATTTACTGGGAAACTCATGTGCAGAA TTGCCTAGATGAAGCAGCAGAGATAGCATTGCTTCCATCATTTATTGGATGCCTTGGTGAGATACAGATTTTAG AGAATATACTGCAATACATTGGGTATGTGGATGATATGAGTAACTTGGCTTCAGATTACTTGAAATTATCTTACCACTGCCAGCAATTTGGGTGTTATGCTAG ACGGTTGAGACTTCAAAATGTGCTCTGTGTTTTAGAATCTTGT CAACTTTTGAAGAAGTCCAACTTGCAAAGCTTGGTGGTACAGTGGATCAGATCCTCAGAACAT GTTGCTGGATTATGCAAACTTCTCAATCAGAATTCTAGAACGTTAACATCACTTGAATTTGTACACTGCAAGATCTCTTCCACCTATATGGACACAATTTGTGGTTCCTTGTGCTCAAGTGGTGCAGAAACTCACCAAATACATCACTTCTCCATTAGCTCTTCAAGCTTTGATGAGATTGATCCAGTTTCCCTGGCTCATAGCCTTGCATCATTTCTATCATCAGGAAG GTCCTTGCGGTCATTAAAGCTATGTGACAACAACCTGGATTGGAATTTTGCCAAAAGTGTTTTTAGTACTCTACTGGATTCTTCGTGCAGTCTAACAAGCTTTGACCTTTCAGAAAACAAT ATATCTGGATGGCTTTCTATTTTCAACTGGAAATCAAATGCCTTTCTGTCATCTTCTGGAGTGACCAAATCTTTGCAGTCATTACGCATCCTCAAGCTAGG GGGTAATAATCTACAGAAAGATGATGCTGGTAATCTAAGATATGTCCTGGTTCAAATGCCAAGCTTGGAGATTTTGGATCTTAGTGACAATCCAATTGAAGATGATGGCATCAG AAGTTTAATCCCTTATTTTGCTGAAGCATCTAAAAGTTGCTCTCCCTTGACGGATTTGAATCTGGGGAGTTGTGAGCTTTCCAGTGATGGAGTGATTCTACTTCTGGATGTCCTATCAACCTTAGCGAGACCATTGAATTATCTCTCTCTTGCTGATAATGGCCTTGGCAG CCAAGTAGCAGAAGCTTTGGGAAAGTTTTGGGGTACATCTATCCAAGTACTTAATCTCGAAGGTATAGGACTGGGTCCATCAGGATTTCGGAAACTAAGAGATATAAGAATGGAGAACTTGAAGCTTGTTAAACTTAACATAAG CAAAAATCGTGGTGGGATTGAAACTGCAAAGTTTTTGTCAAAGCTCATTCTCCATGCTCCTAAACTTGTTGCAGTCAATGCAGCATATAATCTCATGCCTGCAGAATCCTTGCCGTTAATATGCTCTGCACTGAAAACTGCAAAAG GTCATGTGGAGCAAGTGGACTTGAGGGGGAATATCTGTGAGTATCAGCCCTCCCATGATACCATGCTCGCTGAATTTCAACATAACGGAAAGCCTATTTTGATTCTTCCATCGTCGGTAGCCTTAAACGTACCTTATGATGATGACCCGTAG
- the LOC108489761 gene encoding uncharacterized protein LOC108489761 isoform X6 has translation MEISIQHGRHCLSFVGLILWSVSNQLIGSRFTGKLMCRNSCLDEAAEIALLPSFIGCLGEIQILENILQYIGYVDDMSNLASDYLKLSYHCQQFGCYARRLRLQNVLCVLESCQLLKKSNLQSLVVQWIRSSEHVAGLCKLLNQNSRTLTSLEFVHCKISSTYMDTICGSLCSSGAETHQIHHFSISSSSFDEIDPVSLAHSLASFLSSGRSLRSLKLCDNNLDWNFAKSVFSTLLDSSCSLTSFDLSENNISGWLSIFNWKSNAFLSSSGVTKSLQSLRILKLGGNNLQKDDAGNLRYVLVQMPSLEILDLSDNPIEDDGIRSLIPYFAEASKSCSPLTDLNLGSCELSSDGVILLLDVLSTLARPLNYLSLADNGLGSQVAEALGKFWGTSIQVLNLEGIGLGPSGFRKLRDIRMENLKLVKLNISKNRGGIETAKFLSKLILHAPKLVAVNAAYNLMPAESLPLICSALKTAKGHVEQVDLRGNICEYQPSHDTMLAEFQHNGKPILILPSSVALNVPYDDDP, from the exons ATGGAAATTTCGATACAGCATGGAAGGCATTGTTTAAGTTTCGTTGGCCTGATCTTGTGGAGTGTGTCAAACCAGTTGATTGGCAGCAGATTTACTGGGAAACTCATGTGCAGAA ACAGTTGCCTAGATGAAGCAGCAGAGATAGCATTGCTTCCATCATTTATTGGATGCCTTGGTGAGATACAGATTTTAG AGAATATACTGCAATACATTGGGTATGTGGATGATATGAGTAACTTGGCTTCAGATTACTTGAAATTATCTTACCACTGCCAGCAATTTGGGTGTTATGCTAG ACGGTTGAGACTTCAAAATGTGCTCTGTGTTTTAGAATCTTGT CAACTTTTGAAGAAGTCCAACTTGCAAAGCTTGGTGGTACAGTGGATCAGATCCTCAGAACAT GTTGCTGGATTATGCAAACTTCTCAATCAGAATTCTAGAACGTTAACATCACTTGAATTTGTACACTGCAAGATCTCTTCCACCTATATGGACACAATTTGTGGTTCCTTGTGCTCAAGTGGTGCAGAAACTCACCAAATACATCACTTCTCCATTAGCTCTTCAAGCTTTGATGAGATTGATCCAGTTTCCCTGGCTCATAGCCTTGCATCATTTCTATCATCAGGAAG GTCCTTGCGGTCATTAAAGCTATGTGACAACAACCTGGATTGGAATTTTGCCAAAAGTGTTTTTAGTACTCTACTGGATTCTTCGTGCAGTCTAACAAGCTTTGACCTTTCAGAAAACAAT ATATCTGGATGGCTTTCTATTTTCAACTGGAAATCAAATGCCTTTCTGTCATCTTCTGGAGTGACCAAATCTTTGCAGTCATTACGCATCCTCAAGCTAGG GGGTAATAATCTACAGAAAGATGATGCTGGTAATCTAAGATATGTCCTGGTTCAAATGCCAAGCTTGGAGATTTTGGATCTTAGTGACAATCCAATTGAAGATGATGGCATCAG AAGTTTAATCCCTTATTTTGCTGAAGCATCTAAAAGTTGCTCTCCCTTGACGGATTTGAATCTGGGGAGTTGTGAGCTTTCCAGTGATGGAGTGATTCTACTTCTGGATGTCCTATCAACCTTAGCGAGACCATTGAATTATCTCTCTCTTGCTGATAATGGCCTTGGCAG CCAAGTAGCAGAAGCTTTGGGAAAGTTTTGGGGTACATCTATCCAAGTACTTAATCTCGAAGGTATAGGACTGGGTCCATCAGGATTTCGGAAACTAAGAGATATAAGAATGGAGAACTTGAAGCTTGTTAAACTTAACATAAG CAAAAATCGTGGTGGGATTGAAACTGCAAAGTTTTTGTCAAAGCTCATTCTCCATGCTCCTAAACTTGTTGCAGTCAATGCAGCATATAATCTCATGCCTGCAGAATCCTTGCCGTTAATATGCTCTGCACTGAAAACTGCAAAAG GTCATGTGGAGCAAGTGGACTTGAGGGGGAATATCTGTGAGTATCAGCCCTCCCATGATACCATGCTCGCTGAATTTCAACATAACGGAAAGCCTATTTTGATTCTTCCATCGTCGGTAGCCTTAAACGTACCTTATGATGATGACCCGTAG